The genomic window CCTGAGATACGTCCCGAGGAACCGAAGAAGCCGaccaaaaaatctaaaaagaaCAAGAAGCCCTCATTGTGGAAAAGCTTTATGGGTTTGTTCTCTCGGAAGAGTGATGATGATCAGGAGGGTTCATCAGAGATGCCCGAGGCCACCCCAGCAGAGCAGGACTCTGATACTGGAACCACCTGCCTTCCCACAACTCCAGTCACTGTTCAAAAGAAGAAGTCCATgagaaaaaaatccttaaaaagaAGGTTCAGCAAAAAGCGTCTGTCTATGATTAAACCAAACAAACCTAGTAaagatctcaacccagctgacaTCACCGGGGTTGAAGGTAAGTTTGAGGATTGATCATAACAGGaatgaatcatttaatttaatatcaGAAGTGATGTTGACATGACAAATATTAACTTACAAATAACTGATTGTTGCTTTGAAGCTGTTGTAAGTGTGGAAGCAACATATTCCTACTATGAGAAGGTATCAGAGGAACTGGAAAAAATTCTTCACGAGgtcaaagaaaaagaggaagttgAATCGCTCACAGATGGTAAGAAACGGTTCCTCTTCTCGTTCTCTGAGCCATCATTAAAGTGTGAATGTGTCAAGTGCATGGCAGTGTGAAAAgttgtaaaattgtatttttaaatattggcatataaaaataaaataatatattgcATTTCCCTCCTAAATGTAGTAAGTGGAAGTTATACTGTCATTTCTCTTGGCTTtacatttgtgttgtgtgttatttCCCtcgaaaatgaaataaatgtaccGTCATATTTAATCAAATAACTGCATTGGTTTTGGTATCGTGAGAAATACCACATGTTACAGTCGTCAGGTGACTGATCATACTTTccattgcttttgttttttgcttcaCAGAGGAAGTAATTAACCGGATTATTGCTTTGAcaaaggaggagggagacgCCATAGATTACAAGGTTAgtattcattaatattttaagaaaaaaaatgagtctGTGAAACTCTGAGTTGTATAAACTCTGTATTTATAGGATGAAGTGTCTCTGCCATTATCAGGTTGTTTATAAGATCAGGCGCTCAGTTAATTATTAAGCAGTTAACGACAGTCAGACCAACATTACATATCATATATTTTCATCAAGCCAGGTGcttgacagaaacagaaaccaaaaccCATCAGTGGATCATAAAGGAGATTATACAGTCAAGATAGTCAAAGTGCAAATTCAATGATGCTTTTATCcagttacatacagtatcatcAGTCAGTGCCTTTCATGATCTGTCTAGAATTTCTATGGTGcaaatttcctcttttcctcaACCTGCCCCCTTTATCCCTGCATGAGTTTAATGTTTGCTACTGTAGGTGTGCCAAAAGTAGTAGCAGTGATAACAGTAGCCGAAGTGTAGCTAgagtaagagagaaaaaggtTTGGGGAGTGAGATATACTGAGTCATGAGTTCCAGCTATGCAAAATACAGCATGTCATGTGACTGGCTTGTATTACGGTCTGGTGAAACTGCTGTTTTTGGAACGTCTGGTActtataaaacagattttttaaaatgataatggcAAAAAAAGCACTGAAATTATGCTGACGGGGCAGCACGTGATATGACATCATCTGCGTTTAGCCAGTTTCCCGCTGGAATAAAGCTATTTTAAGGTGTAGTTTTCCTCTTACCAGGGAGGTTTAGAGGCGGTGAGATCACCGGTGGGTCAAAGTATACTGCAGTTATTGACATCCTCCCTTTCCTTATCTCCTCCAGCTGAAAGACAATCCTACACTGAGCAACTTTTTCCAGGGGATGTCGTACTCTTCCTTCCAGAAGTTGGCTGATGCCTATTTAGCGAAAGAGACAACGCCGACCCACAACCCACTCACTGTCCCCCCAACAGCGCC from Thunnus maccoyii chromosome 3, fThuMac1.1, whole genome shotgun sequence includes these protein-coding regions:
- the LOC121894450 gene encoding uncharacterized protein LOC121894450; protein product: MQVMETSCSTMETQTEKQRPNYGQLISVTRKDTIRLLEVYVKRSLSLNDGALGERRAKRKEKWVTMPRKQRRHSSDPSLHWGDELTDGEISTFASPEPPKTQPEIRPEEPKKPTKKSKKNKKPSLWKSFMGLFSRKSDDDQEGSSEMPEATPAEQDSDTGTTCLPTTPVTVQKKKSMRKKSLKRRFSKKRLSMIKPNKPSKDLNPADITGVEAVVSVEATYSYYEKVSEELEKILHEVKEKEEVESLTDEEVINRIIALTKEEGDAIDYKLKDNPTLSNFFQGMSYSSFQKLADAYLAKETTPTHNPLTVPPTAPELVKLAFTLDFTARIAGLSRQNIGHITGLGNRYLKDRFEYEQACTDHPWSDSDD